One Salvia splendens isolate huo1 chromosome 12, SspV2, whole genome shotgun sequence genomic window carries:
- the LOC121759150 gene encoding ATP-dependent DNA helicase PIF1-like, translating to MKLWSFAITVCRHFSSKAAFGSSQKTGKINYWIKAANRSKKVRTPKINWTDEQNRVLDAVSNGKSVFVTGSAGTGKTFLLEEIIKKLKKIHGRSRVYVTASTGAAACALHGQTLHSFAGVGFGELDREGLLERVLSDKGACRRWRKVKALVIDETSMVDAKLFDGLAYVARTLREDKETWGGIQLIVSGDFFQLSPIIGCTTREKKKTKEKEKKKKKKGDVKVYAFEADCWGSSFDLQIEMTRVFRQSDSLLVHLLQGIRRAEIGPDELELLVECCSVTEPEPDAVRLFPRISDVDEVNKEKMKGLGEEIYTYTAQDSGENQWKRQLQLGIARDTLEVCVGARVMLIKNISPWRKLVNGATGTVLGFCKLVDKSYGMSAGCSHGDVLPLVKFDSGSELIVEPETWEVRDGDKVVAKRRQIPLILSWALSIHKCQGMSLDKLHTDLSRVFGHGMVYVALSRVRSLAGLGLSGLEPSKITAHPKVLEFYRGFSESGEGDRDVVVGKKKPS from the coding sequence ATGAAATTGTGGTCGTTCGCCATCACTGTATGTCGCCATTTCAGCTCCAAAGCTGCTTTTGGTAGTAGCCAGAAAACTGGCAAAATTAATTATTGGATTAAGGCTGCAAATCGTTCCAAAAAAGTGAGAACGCCTAAAATTAATTGGACGGATGAGCAAAATCGAGTGTTGGACGCTGTTTCGAATGGAAAATCTGTTTTTGTAACAGGCTCTGCAGGGACAGGGAAGACGTTTTTACTTGAGGAAATCATTAAGAAGCTGAAGAAAATCCATGGCCGGTCTAGGGTTTATGTGACTGCTTCGACCGGGGCGGCCGCCTGCGCCCTCCACGGACAGACGCTGCATTCGTTCGCAGGTGTTGGATTCGGGGAGTTGGATAGAGAGGGGCTGCTGGAGAGGGTCCTGTCGGATAAAGGGGCGTGCCGGAGGTGGAGGAAGGTGAAGGCATTGGTTATCGATGAGACGAGCATGGTTGATGCTAAGCTCTTCGACGGCCTTGCTTATGTTGCCAGGACTTTGAGGGAGGATAAGGAGACTTGGGGTGGGATTCAGCTGATTGTGAGTGGCGATTTCTTCCAGTTATCGCCTATTATTGGCTGCACTACGAGGGAGAAAAAGAAGacgaaggagaaggagaagaagaaaaagaagaaggggGATGTGAAGGTGTATGCTTTCGAAGCAGATTGTTGGGGATCGAGTTTTGATCTTCAGATTGAGATGACGAGGGTGTTCAGGCAGTCGGATTCGTTGCTGGTGCATTTGCTGCAGGGGATACGGAGGGCAGAGATCGGCCCTGATGAGTTGGAGCTTCTGGTTGAGTGTTGCTCGGTGACTGAGCCGGAACCTGACGCTGTGCGTCTCTTTCCAAGGATTTCGGATGTGGATGAGGTGAATAAGGAGAAGATGAAGGGATTGGGCGAGGAGATTTACACCTACACAGCTCAAGATTCGGGCGAGAATCAGTGGAAAAGGCAGCTGCAGCTAGGGATTGCTCGCGACACCCTTGAGGTCTGCGTTGGTGCTCGGGTGATGCTGATAAAGAACATAAGTCCGTGGCGTAAGCTGGTGAATGGTGCAACCGGGACTGTCCTAGGGTTCTGCAAACTCGTTGACAAGAGCTACGGGATGTCTGCTGGTTGCAGCCATGGGGACGTGCTTCCTTTGGTGAAGTTCGACTCGGGCTCTGAGCTGATAGTCGAGCCAGAGACGTGGGAGGTCAGGGATGGGGATAAGGTGGTTGCTAAACGAAGGCAGATCCCACTTATACTGTCGTGGGCGCTGAGCATTCACAAGTGTCAAGGGATGAGTCTCGACAAGCTTCACACGGACCTCTCTCGGGTTTTTGGGCATGGGATGGTCTATGTTGCGCTGTCGCGTGTGAGGAGCTTGGCGGGGCTGGGCCTGTCGGGTCTGGAGCCATCGAAGATCACGGCTCACCCCAAGGTTCTGGAGTTCTACCGCGGTTTTAGTGAGAGCGGGGAAGGGGATAGGGATGTGGTTGTTGGCAAGAAAAAACCATCGTAG
- the LOC121759448 gene encoding xyloglucan endotransglucosylase/hydrolase protein 24-like, with amino-acid sequence MLLYPYLFLTLISQHTKMAASILAFLSAFLALACLTAADFYRDTAITFGDGRAKILEGGRSFSLSLDQSSGSGFQSKNECLFGRFDMQLKLIPGNSAGTVTTFYLSSQGAGHDEIDFEFLGNSSGNPYTVHTNVYSKGKGDKEQQFHLWFDPTAAFHTYSIVWSPNKIIFLVDNSPIRVFNNHGSSGVAFPTNQPMRVYCSLWNADDWATQGGRVKTDWAHAPFTAYYRNFNIGSCATGTPCATQELDAKARNRLRWVQQKHMVYNYCADSNRFPQGSSLECKRSRF; translated from the exons ATGCTTCTCTATCCATATCTCTTTCTCACTCTCATTTCTCAACACACAAAAATGGCAGCATCAATTCTAGCATTCCTCTCAGCCTTTCTTGCCTTAGCCTGCTTGACCGCCGCCGATTTCTACCGCGACACGGCCATCACATTTGGCGATGGCCGCGCCAAGATACTTGAAGGCGGCCGCagcttctccctctccctcgaCCAATCCTCTGGCTCCGGTTTCCAGTCCAAGAACGAGTGCTTGTTCGGCCGCTTCGACATGCAGCTCAAACTCATCCCCGGCAACTCAGCCGGAACCGTCACCACTTTCTAC TTGTCATCTCAAGGCGCGGGCCATGACGAAATCGACTTCGAGTTTCTTGGAAATTCGAGCGGAAATCCCTACACAGTCCACACAAATGTGTACTCGAAAGGAAAAGGCGACAAAGAGCAGCAGTTCCATCTATGGTTCGACCCCACCGCCGCCTTCCACACCTACTCCATCGTCTGGAGCCCCAACAAAATCAT ATTCCTAGTGGACAACAGCCCTATTAGAGTGTTCAACAACCACGGTAGCTCGGGCGTGGCATTCCCCACGAACCAGCCGATGAGGGTATACTGCAGCCTCTGGAACGCGGACGACTGGGCCACGCAAGGCGGCCGTGTGAAGACTGACTGGGCCCACGCTCCGTTCACCGCTTACTACAGGAACTTCAACATCGGCTCGTGCGCAACCGGAACGCCCTGCGCGACTCAGGAGCTCGATGCGAAGGCGAGAAATAGGCTCAGATGGGTGCAGCAGAAACACATGGTTTACAATTACTGCGCAGATTCCAACAGATTCCCTCAGGGATCTTCTCTCGAGTGCAAGCGTTCCAGATTTTAA